A genomic segment from Streptomyces sp. NBC_00654 encodes:
- a CDS encoding NUDIX domain-containing protein → MPPYDPSTFPPFAVTVDLVVLTVRRHALCALVVRRGEPPFQGRWALPGGFVRADEDLGAAAARELAEETGLCAHDPAPEAPQAVGNGAHLEQLATYGDPARDPRMRVVSVAHLALAPDLPAPRAGGDANSARWAPVGDLLRPDSDPGRDGEQPAPLAFDHARILADGVERARSKIEYSSLATAFCPAEFTVGELRRVYEAVWGVVLDPRNFHRKVTGTPGFLVPSGGTTTRQGGRPAQLFRAGAATVLNPPMLRPEV, encoded by the coding sequence ATGCCGCCCTACGACCCGTCGACCTTCCCGCCCTTCGCTGTCACCGTCGACCTGGTCGTGCTCACGGTGCGCCGCCACGCGCTCTGCGCGCTGGTCGTACGCCGAGGGGAGCCGCCGTTCCAGGGCCGGTGGGCGCTGCCCGGCGGATTCGTCCGGGCCGATGAGGATCTCGGAGCGGCCGCGGCGCGTGAACTCGCCGAGGAGACCGGGCTCTGCGCACATGATCCGGCGCCTGAGGCGCCTCAAGCGGTGGGCAACGGCGCGCACCTTGAGCAGTTGGCGACCTACGGGGATCCGGCGCGTGACCCTCGGATGCGGGTCGTGAGCGTGGCACATCTCGCGCTCGCGCCGGACCTTCCCGCACCCCGTGCGGGCGGCGACGCCAACAGCGCGCGCTGGGCCCCGGTCGGGGATCTGCTCCGGCCGGACAGCGACCCGGGCCGGGACGGCGAACAGCCCGCGCCGCTGGCATTCGACCACGCGCGGATCCTCGCGGACGGGGTGGAGAGGGCCCGTTCCAAGATCGAGTATTCGTCGCTGGCCACGGCGTTCTGCCCGGCGGAGTTCACGGTCGGTGAGCTGCGCCGGGTGTACGAGGCGGTGTGGGGCGTGGTTCTCGACCCCCGGAACTTCCACCGCAAGGTCACCGGCACGCCCGGCTTCCTGGTGCCCTCCGGAGGCACCACCACGAGGCAGGGCGGCCGTCCCGCGCAGCTGTTCCGGGCCGGCGCCGCCACCGTGCTCAACCCCCCGATGCTGAGGCCCGAGG